One genomic segment of Musa acuminata AAA Group cultivar baxijiao chromosome BXJ3-3, Cavendish_Baxijiao_AAA, whole genome shotgun sequence includes these proteins:
- the LOC103977511 gene encoding transcription factor bHLH94, protein MALEAAAFQHGFAMKEIHNLGGAAWRYDFGAGPLQEEEKRVLIECEIGGGGGGEGREVVDGKRGCNWDTCCSTIAQNPDDWDVKPSSPGPKKTGEELGAAAVFQEAVAGRRKRRRVKRFKNKEEVENQRMTHIAVERNRRKLMNEYLAVLRSLMPASYAQRGDQASIVGGAINFVKELEHLVQSLEARKRIRGRSQAAPFADFFTFPQYSSSPSSTASDGSTGDAVADIEVTIFESHANIKIFSRWRPRQLLELVLGLQGLRLTTLHLNVTTVDEMVLYCFSLKVEDDCQCTSVDVIATAVHQIIVRVEEEAAQN, encoded by the exons ATGGCGCTGGAAGCTGCGGCGTTCCAACACGGCTTCGCCATGAAGGAGATTCACAACTTGGGAGGTGCAGCATGGCGCTATGACTTTGGTGCTGGTCCGTtgcaagaggaggagaagagagtccTGATAGAGTGCGAGataggtggtggtggcggcggcgaagGTCGGGAGGTGGTTGATGGAAAGCGTGGGTGTAATTGGGACACTTGTTGCTCCACCATAGCGCAAAACCCCGACGATTGGGATGTGAAACCATCGTCGCCGGGGCCGAAGAAGACCGGGGAGGAACTCGGCGCGGCTGCTGTTTTCCAAGAGGCGGTGGCAGGCCGGCGGAAGAGGCGGCGGGTTAAGAGATTCAAGAACAAGgaagaggtggagaaccagaggaTGACTCACATTGCGGTGGAGCGCAACCGGCGGAAGCTGATGAACGAGTACCTCGCGGTGCTCCGGTCGCTCATGCCGGCCTCCTACGCCCAAAGG GGTGATCAAGCTTCCATAGTTGGAGGTGCCATAAACTTCGTTAAAGAGCTCGAACACCTGGTCCAATCTCTCGAGGCTCGGAAGCGGATCAGAGGAAGATCTCAGGCAGCTCCTTTTGCTGACTTCTTCACCTTCCCTCAGTACTCCTCAAGCCCCTCAAGCACTGCCAGCGATGGCAGCACCGGCGACGCGGTGGCGGACATCGAGGTCACCATCTTTGAGAGCCATGCCAACATCAAGATCTTCTCGAGGTGGCGACCCAGGCAGCTGCTGGAGTTGGTGCTGGGATTGCAAGGCCTGCGGCTGACGACGCTACACCTCAACGTGACCACCGTCGACGAAATGGTTCTCTACTGCTTCAGTCTCAAG GTCGAAGATGATTGCCAGTGTACATCGGTGGATGTGATTGCCACAGCAGTCCACCAAATAATTGTAAGGGTCGAGGAGGAGGCTGCTCAAAACTAA
- the LOC135633426 gene encoding E3 ubiquitin-protein ligase ATL31-like, with the protein MAYAGFVLLPLTLLLLSARCAHAQPSAPPSDNYSPYFGAPSFNPTTAIVIVFLVSAFFLVGFISIYIRHCAGADPRGPVAGAAARSRMLPWQQQQQQRGLSPKVIETFPTLVYSEVKGLKLGKGALQCAVCLSEFEDDDALRLLPRCSHAFHPDCIDTWLTSHVTCPVCRSNVAEAADDEPPPVVFPALEAPVPSPQGREEEALPTPPSPAGQATIVVDQSAGEDKKAELAQIERLRREVGSRSWRRPPKLPRSHSTGHSVALPGDYVDRYTLRLPEHVRKEIFAARELHRSTSWDALPTADEGSSRRGYRGTGIGGGGTGEGNSCGGRSVRLGRSDRWPSFFIRTLSMKVPAWATARRADGGDESVKKGVGECSSSGKFAAVRTPFNCLGGRGDDDESSAAALAGQV; encoded by the coding sequence ATGGCGTACGCCGGCTTCGTCCTTCTCCCGCTTACGCTGCTTCTGCTCAGCGCCCGGTGCGCCCACGCCCAGCCCTCCGCGCCGCCCTCAGATAACTACAGCCCTTACTTCGGGGCGCCCAGCTTCAACCCGACCACGGCCATCGTGATCGTGTTCCTCGTGAGCGCCTTCTTCCTCGTGGGGTTCATCTCCATCTACATCCGCCACTGCGCCGGCGCCGACCCTCGTGGACCCGTGGCTGGTGCGGCCGCCCGGTCGCGGATGCTgccgtggcagcagcagcagcagcagagggggCTGAGTCCGAAGGTGATCGAGACGTTCCCGACTTTGGTGTACTCGGAGGTGAAGGGGCTCAAGCTCGGGAAGGGCGCGCTGCAGTGTGCGGTGTGCCTTAGCGAGTTCGAGGACGACGACGCCCTCCGGCTGCTTCCCCGATGCAGCCACGCCTTCCACCCGGACTGCATCGACACCTGGCTCACCTCTCACGTCACTTGCCCCGTGTGCCGCTCCAACGTCGCCGAAGCAGCTGACGACGAACCCCCGCCCGTGGTCTTCCCGGCACTCGAGGCCCCCGTTCCGTCGCCCCAGGGGCGGGAGGAGGAGGCGCTGCCGACGCCGCCATCGCCGGCGGGTCAAGCGACGATAGTCGTTGACCAGTCGGCTGGGGAAGACAAAAAGGCGGAATTGGCCCAGATAGAGAGGTTGAGGCGGGAGGTGGGGTCGCGATCGTGGCGTCGGCCGCCGAAGCTACCCCGTTCACACTCGACCGGGCATTCGGTGGCTCTGCCCGGGGATTACGTGGACCGGTACACCCTTCGGCTTCCGGAGCACGTGCGGAAGGAGATCTTCGCTGCTCGGGAGCTCCACCGGTCGACGAGCTGGGACGCTCTCCCGACCGCCGACGAGGGGAGCTCCCGGCGAGGGTACCGTGGCACCGGCATCGGCGGCGGAGGTACAGGAGAAGGGAACAGCTGCGGCGGGAGGAGCGTACGTCTGGGGAGGTCGGACCGGTGGCCGTCGTTCTTCATCCGGACCCTCTCGATGAAGGTTCCGGCGTGGGCGACGGCGAGGAGAGCGGACGGGGGCGATGAGTCGGTGAAGAAGGGGGTAGGGGAATGCTCCTCGAGCGGCAAGTTCGCGGCCGTGAGGACGCCGTTCAACTGCCTCGGGGGccgcggcgacgacgacgagtcATCCGCTGCCGCACTCGCCGGCCAAGTCTGA